A genomic stretch from Aerosakkonema funiforme FACHB-1375 includes:
- the petD gene encoding cytochrome b6-f complex subunit IV — protein MSIIKKPDLSDPVLREKLAKGMGHNYYGEPAWPNDLLYVFPIVIMGTIALCIGLAVLDPAMVGEPADPFATPLEILPEWYLWPVFQILRTVPNKLLGVLLMAAVPLGLILVPFIESVNKFQNPFRRPLATTVFLFGTLVTLYLGIGATFPIDKSLTLGLF, from the coding sequence ATGTCCATCATAAAAAAACCGGATTTAAGCGATCCGGTACTCCGTGAAAAACTGGCCAAGGGTATGGGTCATAACTACTATGGCGAACCTGCTTGGCCTAACGACCTGCTGTATGTTTTCCCCATTGTGATTATGGGGACGATCGCATTATGTATCGGTCTCGCCGTTCTCGACCCCGCAATGGTGGGAGAACCAGCCGATCCGTTTGCAACGCCCTTGGAAATTCTCCCAGAATGGTACTTGTGGCCTGTTTTCCAAATCCTGCGTACAGTACCTAACAAACTGCTGGGTGTGCTGTTGATGGCGGCTGTACCTCTGGGTCTGATTCTTGTTCCTTTCATTGAAAGCGTTAACAAGTTCCAAAACCCCTTCCGCCGTCCGCTAGCTACAACTGTGTTTTTGTTCGGGACTTTGGTAACTCTGTACTTGGGTATCGGTGCGACTTTCCCGATCGATAAGTCTCTTACCTTGGGTCTGTTCTAA